The genomic interval cgggggtttccagggaaaaacggacaaattaaaaatagctgaggggctaatgcaccatgaatctactatggcagcatatagacatattgttctatctaaCACAAAATACAGGAGTTTATTTaaggaggggtgcaagagcagaaactgctttttcagccttgtctgtgttttccgccatatatatttttctgcTAAATGTTTAACCCTCTTCTTATGTAGTGGATTTTCCAATATTAACAGGAGTTTTAAAGGAACagttgaaacaaacaaacaaaaataatagtgaaaaGCACCATATTTCACGCTTTGTTGCACTTGAGCACCCAAACGGATAATAAAAGTCATGAGGCGCTGGCTGCAACCACCAAAACAGTCATTTCACATGGGAGAGCATGCTAATTATATACACTTACAATTTCATCACCGCTTGAGTGTGGCGTCAGGCAGGTCTTCACCACAATCCATTCACAAAAGCTCTTATTTTGAGCCTTTGGAAGTCATCCATCTCTTGATTTGTCACGTCAACACACTTTTTGTCTTCAGGAAAACAAGTTGCACAGGAATTGATTGCCAGGGTATCCgcggggtcttaaaaagtctgaAGTCTTAAATCGAATCATTTGAATTTAAGGCcttaaaatgtctaaaattcTCCTAAAATCTTATGAAAGGTCGTAAAAATCTGTTGACGTTACTTTTATTTCAAACAcccataaattttttaaatgtttcaatttttgaggACACTATAAagtaatcaatcaatcaactttatttgtatagcacatttaaaaaatccgcaaaggagtccaaagtgctttacataccataaaacagcaaaataagttAACATTCAAAGATaaaagaaacacataataaaataaataaaagacggggtcataaacagtcattgcacattaaaagctgaagaaaaataaaatgttttgagGCGTGATTTGAAATCTGTATGTGaaggggcctgtctaatagtaagaggtaattggttccacagcctgggcacCATCACTGCAAATGCACGGGcacccctaagcttcagccttgatcttgggtcttctagaagcaggtggtcagctgatctgaggCTTCTGGTTGGACTGTAGTGGTTCTGACAGATGGCggcgcaagattattcaaacatttaaaaccaaataataatatcttaaaatgtatcCGGTAATGTACTGGGAGCccagtgaagagatgctaaaatcGGGGTGATATGTTCGCACCTGTGGGTTCTAGTTGGGAGTCGagcagcagttttgtacaagttgcAGACGAGCCAGTGCAGCCTGACCGACGCCTGCATACATAGAATTACCATAATCCAGCCGAGTTATGACAAAAGCATGAatcaatttctccaaatcagagagtgaaacaatagatttcaccttagcaatctggcgaagctgataaaaacagtcccGTACAACACAAAAAATCTGGTTCTCAAATTTAAAATCGGAATCAAATTTGACCCTCATATTGTTGACATAGTTCTTAAGAAACAGAGACCATGAACCGAGGTAAACAATCAGGGAGGCCTGGCTACTTGGTCCAAACACCATGACTTCAGTCTTGCTTtcattcaaacttaaaaaattaagtgaaagCCACGACTTTATATCGTTGAGGCATTCAACGAGTTCACAGAAAGTGCGATTTTGTGCCATTGGAAAATAAATCTGACAGTCATCAacatacaaatgaaataaaacgaTAACTACAGTAACTACAAAGCGGAACTACCTGTGTTGCCCGGTCAGAATTTAtcgaacactagcaggttttgcTGTGTGCTCGCTCAGTTGCGTGTTGACAGCTTAGTTAGCATAGTCATAGCGGAGAAAACTTAACAGAACCGATTTATAGTAGTTACATACATGGTTAAGTGCAAATTTAATGATTTGTGGCTTAACGTACAGTTCAGCGCATGGTTAAAGCCGATAGAGATACACTCCTAGAACCACACTCCTGCaagaacattttaaaacttGAAGCATTGGTATCAAGACATTGTAATCCCATTGCAAATCTGAAAAGGACAAGGCAGTCATATAATGCCAGCAGCAAACGACGTTTGTGGTTCACATGTTGGTTCACAGAAGTTCTAGTGTTTTTTGTTCAGGTTAAGCATTTTGTATCAGGATGTGAAAGAGCTGGGAATAAATTTATATACTCTGCAAGTAATTCTGGGCCTCCAATTTTCCTTCAAATCCTTTGTAAGTTTTTTGCCTGTATCAATGTGAAATGGGtcttacatttttttcattatagtatttttaaaaagtctttaaaaggcttaaatttggCTTGTTGAACCCTGCAAAGACCCTGGATTGCTGATGTTGGTGTCAgagctttatttttttcccccccaatttgTAGGTATCGGATGGTTTCGGAGGGAGCTGTGTGGCTCAACCACAAGCGGACGGACAACCCGGAGCAAGTACTGATCCCCAAAATCCACATCCTTGGTAATGGGCTAACACTGCTACGAGTGGGCAAAAGGAACTACTATATTATCAAATGGCTTAGTATCTGAAAGGTGTTTGaaagtgacttttttgtttgtgtatAACTATTGTACAGGGATAATGTATTTATCTAATCAtgataattaaaatgtattttaatttaaaagtttCCCTTCGCCTGCTCACTTTTAAACTGCTGCTGGAAGTGTTTGAGAGACGACCAGCAGGGGGAGGCATTGCCCTTAAAAATGGTTTGGGACAAGGACATGCCCTAAAAGGTACAGTAGATGAGCTCACATGGAAGAAAATTGTATCGTTTTTGGAAGACTGAACAGCTTCTTAActgatttgctgccattgacggcgatagacgtccaattcattttgactaggacTCGTGGAGGGTGAGCAGCCATTATTCCCTGCCAGCCTCTCCTAGTCAATATGACTTCGACGTCgatgaccgtcaatggcacaaacatgatcattcactattgtacttaaaatgtatttgaacaAGATGATTGTAGACTAAATGTGTACAAAATTACCAAAATTGAACCAGCGTTGTGCTTGTATGAAGTTTTCCTTATTTAAGCACGTTTTAAAACTGCGCTTTAACAGTAGTTATTAAATAGCCAGTCCATAAAGTTTAAAATTATAAAGTTCCTTTGTACGTCACATGTTGTTTCCTCAAAAATGGGTGCGAGTTGAGCAAAACAAACAAGGTGGCTGTTTGGTCACGCCCTCTCTTCTTGCGTGGGTCACCTTAAGAAAAGTAGGCGGGGTTAAAGTGCTTTGGACCAATCAGCGCTCGTCTTATATTTAAACGGCGCCCACGTGTCAATCATTTTTCTTGTCCACGCCTCTCCCCTCCGTTGCAGTCAACCTCTCCAACGCAAAGTAGGGCTACTCAATCGCCATATTGGCTTCAGAGAAGGTCCTGTGAGCAGTTTttcactgttttgtttttttcatcggATTTAAAGTGACAAGAAGCGGCTGCGAGTTGGTGGAAGCGACGTACAGCATTTTTAGTTAACGTTTGAATGGCGTGAACGGCTTTCCCCCCCATTTTCATCCTACATCgcgttcatttttttcattttgcccAGCGaagagttgttgttttttcacccCGAAAAAAGTGGACGCTCCCggctgtttttgtgtgttttttcggtggtggtgggggggtgggggataAAATCAAAACGCAAAAATGTCAGATGTTCGACTTTCCAGCGGGAGCCCGACGTTGGAGCGGAGCGAGTCGCGTTTGTCAGTGCACCCGAAGCCGTCAGCATGCCGCAACCTCTTCGGCTCGGTGGACCATGACGAGCTCCGGCGGGATTTAAAAGAACACCTGCGGGAGTTGGAGGAGGCCGCCGCGGCTAAGTGGAGCTTCGACTTCGCCTCGGACGACCCGCTGGAAAACGACGGCGGGCTCCGCTGGGAGCTGGTGGACTGTCGCGACGTGCCGGACTTCTATACTCGCCCGCCGCGGACGGGGCGGGGGGCTACGGGCTATAACGGTGTGGATGTAAACGGGAACCACCGCTGTGTTGTCGTGCCGCCAGCGGACGAGCGAACCGGTGGGCCGACGTCATGCCCGGAGCAGTGCACCCCAGCTAGAAAGCGACCTGCGTGTCCCGGTACTTAATCCCCCTAACGGACTACTTCACATTTTgtcctccatttttttttatttttttgacactttttaATGCTTTTCCCAGAGCCCTCAACGCAGAGTAAGAGGTCGCACAGCAGCCCGAGTGAGTGTCCGAACCGGAGCCGCTCTTCCGAACACACGCCCAGAAAGAGCAGCGGAAGCCCGGGGAGACAAACGTGAGACGGACGGTGAGGATTTATTTTGGTTGTAAAGGGCTTCACGTGACTGTTGTCATCATAAAATGGCGTGCCAACACTTTATTACGACAACTAATTGTAAATGTAAATgcaaaataatattattaattGCTGGAGGGGAAATTCAGGCGTTAAAGAATTAAACTATATACATTTATTGTGTAAGCAAGTAAAGGAGCTGATAAATTACATACGGTGGAAATGTAGTCAGATTTTACTACTACGCTTTAAAGTGCTGCTAGTAGTTGAACTCTTGTTTTGGCCACGTACAGTACGTGCACGCACAAACGTGTGCgcgagaagtttttttttttccgctgcACCTGGTTTAAAAGTTGTAAACAACTCGCGTGCGCGACGGAGagcgtagtagtagtagtagtagtaacacGTCAGCAGCCACTGCCCTCACGCGCGTGCACGCAAGGAGGAGGTTGGGGGAGGGGGCTGTTCTCTACGCGCACATCTGTCGACGCCCCTGTCTGTAAAACGCCACAAACTTACAGTTTTGTGCTTCTAGGCTTCATTTAAAGTATATTTGCACAATTTACACGGCGATGCATTGCATGCAAGGATAGAATATGCTCGTAAATTAAAAGTCTATTTGCAAGTTTTGTCCCTGTGGAGAGTTttaaacttgatttttttttttaaatgtagtc from Corythoichthys intestinalis isolate RoL2023-P3 chromosome 5, ASM3026506v1, whole genome shotgun sequence carries:
- the cdkn1bb gene encoding cyclin dependent kinase inhibitor 1Bb codes for the protein MSDVRLSSGSPTLERSESRLSVHPKPSACRNLFGSVDHDELRRDLKEHLRELEEAAAAKWSFDFASDDPLENDGGLRWELVDCRDVPDFYTRPPRTGRGATGYNGVDVNGNHRCVVVPPADERTGGPTSCPEQCTPARKRPACPEPSTQSKRSHSSPSECPNRSRSSEHTPRKSSGSPGRQT